The sequence below is a genomic window from Ipomoea triloba cultivar NCNSP0323 chromosome 10, ASM357664v1.
ctagtacaatatcgagcgcttgagctttgatcacgaagcccgcctcaagcctcaggtttttcgccccgcttcttgttactccacctatcgagcacttgagctttgatcaccaagcccgcctcaagcctcagtatcttcacaagacagctcccaggttactccgcctctcctcaggtttttctccccgcttccagttactccacctctcgagcacttgagctttgatcaccaagcccgcctcaagcctcaggatcttcactagacagctgccaggttactccgcctcttcttgcttaatccaaagcaaggacctttggttgtcacagttgaatgtaacaaactccaatctgaccacaagctatcgttgaatcaactttgatgtagagcagcttcggtcaccttctagatgtgtagcagtttaagctttgtaactctctcaaacactaagatgtgtttttctcgttgtctttgaatatcaggatgatattctggattgagcacttgcacttgaacgttttaatcagacacctcttaagattttcgaattaAAACCACTAACttccctctctttttttttgtgtcttcacgtcctttttaaatgagagttgaggaataattccgttggagggaaaattattccgtttgaaatctgtctcccatgctgtgtatgggacttgcatcttttcagcatttttcatggagtggtggtcttgtaacttgaaccttttgtttggtagtggatattccataatccactttcttgagtccatgctctacttgctacttttggtaaaagttactctttttaaattcccattgatcctcgttttagggaataagaccgactttggattggtgcaccttctatccgtttgttgtggaattctgatgtggcatccacttctggcacctccttaatattttatctccatgatattcttcttctccaaactttattcatgcttcctgaccgtcattcagccttttggagaagtgtcagtttatcgagaccaagattgatgtctcgattgtttgatgtcttgatccccatgtatcgagagatctatctctcgaactctgcttatgtctcgaactgggttgttgtatcgagagatcctatatctcgaactctgcttatgtctcgagacttagttgatgtctcgcagacccttattcctccagtgttgtcccgtgccttcttctgatctatctataagattacaacgcgagactttctaagatgttcacacaagtttcaccttaagcttaaatattttccgagttgagctcaagttacccggttgtatcttcgctcttagtttacttgtcgaacttacatataatttctatctttcgagacttaggggattctgaaatacattttggtatcatcaaaacctattacattatgttcctaacattaAGCACAGCGAACAATCTCTCAACTTGCTCCTCCTCCAGAGAGGAACTTCTGATCACAGGATAAGTAGAACTAGAGCCAAGAAATGCATATCCCAAACTAGAAGGCAAAGGTTTCAATTCTACCTTCGGGGCCTGCTCTTCTTCAAATGGAGCAAGAGAAACAACTATTTCTAGTGAATCTTCATGCTCCTCTTCAACTGGTTCAGAGGAATCctcattctcctcttcctccacCTCTGCACTGCACTGCTCCAACACTCCAACCATGTGACACTCATTGATGTAAGAGGGTTGGTGCTTGGCCATCTTAAAAATATCAAACTCAATTTTGTGGCcagccacctccatcacaagCTTTCCCCTCTTCACATCAATGAGAGCCCAACAGTAGCTAGAAAAGGCCTACCAAAGATAATAGGAACCTTGGTATCCTCCTCCATATCAAGAATCACAAAATCTCCCGGTATGAAATACTGATCAACCATCACCGGGATGTCCTCAAGAACTCCTACTGGGCGCTTAATGGATCGGTCCGCCATCTGGAGAGTCATAGTAGTAGGCTTGGGGTTGCCCAGGTTAAGCCTCTTACAAAGAGAATATGGCATAAGGCTAACACTGGCACCCAGATCACATAAAGCACTACCCACTACAAATCCCCCAATGATACAAGGAATGGTGAAACTTCCTGGATCCTTCAGCTTGGGAGGCAATTTCTGTTGGAGAACTGCACAAGTCAAAGCTCCCTCACTGAGATCCACCACTGCACTCTTCTCTAACTTCTTCTTGTTACTCAGAATatccttcaagaatttcttgtatGAAAGAATCTGAGTCACTACATCCACAAAAGGCATAGAAATCTCCAGCTTGTCTAGCATCATCTTGAACTTATTCTCCCTCTCAGTCTCCTTGGATCTCCACAATCTCTATGGAAATGGCAAGAGATTGCAGGGAACGACTGAGTCATCATCCTTCTTATCCTTCTTCTCATGCTTCTTGCTCGGAGCACTCTCATCTTGCACATGAGCTTTTCCCTTTGCACTATCTCTCTGAATCGCAGGCTCCTCCTTGCTCTCATCAAGAATGTCATCACTTTCTACCTCAATCTCCTCTCTGACAGTGTCAGTTTCCTCCTCAACTCTCTCAGGCACTGGATCATCAGAAGGAAATGGAGGATTCTTCAAAGCTAATCCACTCCTCGTGGTCACTGCATTCACCTGATTCCTTAGATTTTCTGTACTTGCTGGCAGTCTACCACTTGAAGACGAAGCTTGGTTAGGATTCTGATTACCACCTCCTTGCTGCTGAGCCTTGAGACTCTCTATCTCTGCTTGTAACTTGCCCATCTGAGCCATCATAGTGTTCATGAAAGTCTGCATGTCTACATCCTGATATGGTTTAGAGAAACCTTGGCCTTGACTATTTCCATAGCCTTGATTACCTTGCTAGAACTGCCCTTGATTCTGATTCTGATTATTCTTCCACTGAGAACCTTGACTGCTACC
It includes:
- the LOC116033448 gene encoding uncharacterized protein LOC116033448; its protein translation is MMLDKLEISMPFVDVVTQILSYKKFLKDILSNKKKLEKSAVVDLSEGALTCAVLQQKLPPKLKDPGSFTIPCIIGGFVVGSALCDLGASVSLMPYSLCKRLNLGNPKPTTMTLQMADRSIKRPVGVLEDIPVMVDQYFIPGDFVILDMEEDTKRGKLVMEVAGHKIEFDIFKMAKHQPSYINECHMVGVLEQCSAEVEEEENEDSSEPVEEEHEDSLEIVVSLAPFEEEQAPKVELKPLPSSLGYAFLGSSSTYPVIRSSSLEEEQVERLFAVLNVRNIM